In a single window of the Thermus amyloliquefaciens genome:
- a CDS encoding proton-conducting transporter membrane subunit, with amino-acid sequence MLYLLVFLPLLVFLARRETPLLVRLSVLVPVLSLLLAPFLLGRAAGPFRLDGVGLFYLLLTDLIYGLVALFARGYFPREEAWRFYWAGALFLASAHGAYLAHNLGMLWVFVEGSTLASALLVYHKGGARALEATWKYLMLGSVGIAMGLIGVILVYALVGGATLDWGEVRSLVATANPEGLKVAFALLLVGFGTKVGLFPMQAWLPDAHAEAPGPASALLSGTLLNVAFYALLRYTALMQAAGLFPFASGLLLAFGLLSLVFAALFLFGQKEYKRLLAYSSMEHMGLAVFALGLGLPWLALFHTLAHSLSKTLAFLGASGILALSHAKEVGRVGGLVLHTPALGVPFVLSLAALGGLPPFPLFFAEFKAVEVAMQWPWLGVSYLVGLGLAFAGLLYPMAQMGFGQGKPIGGRGWDLWLLWLLLFLLLLLGVFPPVGVFKALEVVLWRL; translated from the coding sequence GTGCTGTACCTTCTGGTTTTCTTGCCCTTGTTGGTCTTCTTGGCCCGCAGGGAAACCCCCCTGCTGGTGCGGCTTTCCGTTTTGGTTCCCGTTCTGAGCTTGCTCCTTGCCCCTTTCCTCCTGGGCAGGGCGGCGGGCCCTTTCCGATTGGATGGGGTAGGGCTCTTTTACCTCCTCCTGACGGACCTGATCTACGGGTTGGTGGCCCTGTTTGCCCGGGGCTACTTTCCCCGGGAGGAGGCCTGGCGGTTCTATTGGGCGGGTGCCCTTTTCCTGGCCTCGGCCCACGGGGCTTACCTGGCCCACAACCTGGGGATGCTTTGGGTGTTTGTGGAGGGCAGCACCCTGGCCTCGGCCCTTCTGGTCTACCACAAGGGCGGGGCAAGGGCCCTCGAGGCCACCTGGAAATACCTCATGCTGGGCAGTGTGGGCATCGCCATGGGGCTCATCGGGGTCATCCTGGTGTACGCCCTGGTGGGTGGGGCCACCTTGGACTGGGGGGAAGTCCGGTCCCTGGTGGCGACGGCCAATCCCGAGGGGCTTAAGGTGGCCTTCGCCCTCCTCCTGGTGGGCTTCGGTACCAAGGTGGGGCTTTTCCCCATGCAGGCCTGGCTCCCGGATGCCCATGCCGAGGCCCCGGGGCCGGCCTCTGCGCTTCTTTCGGGAACCCTGCTCAACGTGGCCTTTTACGCCCTGTTGCGCTACACCGCCCTCATGCAGGCGGCGGGGCTTTTCCCCTTTGCCTCTGGCCTCCTTTTGGCCTTCGGGTTATTGAGCCTGGTGTTTGCCGCCCTTTTCCTATTTGGCCAAAAGGAGTACAAGAGGCTTCTGGCCTATTCCAGCATGGAGCACATGGGCCTTGCTGTGTTTGCCCTGGGCCTGGGCCTTCCCTGGCTTGCCCTTTTTCACACCCTGGCCCACTCTTTGAGCAAGACCTTGGCGTTTTTGGGAGCCAGTGGGATTCTGGCCCTAAGCCATGCCAAGGAGGTGGGGCGGGTAGGGGGCTTGGTCCTGCATACCCCTGCCTTAGGGGTGCCCTTCGTCCTCTCCCTGGCGGCCCTGGGGGGGCTTCCGCCCTTTCCCCTGTTTTTCGCCGAGTTCAAGGCGGTGGAGGTGGCCATGCAATGGCCCTGGCTGGGGGTTAGCTATCTGGTGGGGCTCGGGCTGGCCTTTGCGGGCCTCCTTTATCCCATGGCCCAGATGGGGTTTGGCCAGGGCAAGCCCATAGGGGGAAGGGGATGGGACCTTTGGCTGCTTTGGCTTTTGCTTTTTCTGCTGCTTCTTCTTGGGGTCTTTCCCCCGGTGGGGGTGTTTAAGGCGCTGGAGGTGGTGCTGTGGAGGCTGTGA
- a CDS encoding respiratory chain complex I subunit 1 family protein has translation MTALLALLLAPLFSGTLKWLKARLTHRQGPSPLLEYRNLAKLGRKVWVAPYPTTPLFLLGPIMALLGALGALALLPVLPGLAFKGDFLLALYLLGLGRFFQMLAALDAGSAFGAQGSYREGVVTVLAEPGTLMALAGVVLLGEGFSLSGLPQLGVENSLVLLLALASLALALLAEGARMPVDDPTTHLELTMIHEAQLLDHSGPLLALYELAGSLKMLFYAGLMSLLLPGPKPLVFLGVVGAWILALAYLETYGVKLRYLRLPDFLSYNTLFGVLALLGAIWRF, from the coding sequence ATGACGGCACTCTTGGCCCTCCTTTTGGCTCCCCTCTTCTCGGGAACCCTCAAGTGGTTGAAGGCCAGGCTTACCCATCGGCAGGGGCCCAGCCCCCTCCTGGAATACCGGAACCTGGCCAAGCTCGGGCGTAAGGTCTGGGTGGCGCCTTACCCCACCACCCCCCTTTTCCTCCTCGGGCCCATCATGGCCCTACTGGGGGCCCTGGGCGCCTTGGCCTTGTTGCCCGTGCTTCCCGGTTTGGCCTTTAAAGGGGATTTTCTCCTCGCCCTCTACCTGCTGGGCTTGGGCCGCTTTTTTCAAATGTTGGCCGCTTTGGATGCGGGTAGCGCTTTTGGAGCCCAGGGAAGTTACCGGGAGGGTGTGGTCACGGTGTTAGCGGAACCGGGCACCCTCATGGCCTTGGCGGGGGTGGTCCTTCTGGGGGAGGGGTTTTCCCTGAGCGGCCTGCCCCAACTTGGGGTGGAAAACAGCTTGGTGTTGCTGCTGGCCCTGGCCTCCTTGGCCCTGGCCCTCCTGGCCGAGGGAGCCAGGATGCCGGTGGACGACCCCACCACGCACCTGGAGCTCACCATGATCCACGAGGCCCAGCTCCTGGACCATAGCGGGCCCCTTCTGGCCTTGTACGAGCTGGCCGGCTCGCTGAAGATGCTCTTTTACGCCGGCTTGATGTCCTTGTTGTTGCCGGGGCCTAAGCCCCTGGTCTTCCTGGGGGTGGTGGGGGCCTGGATCTTGGCGCTGGCTTACCTGGAGACCTACGGGGTAAAGCTTCGCTACCTCCGGCTTCCCGACTTTCTCTCCTACAACACCCTTTTCGGGGTGTTGGCGCTTTTGGGGGCGATATGGCGCTTCTAA
- a CDS encoding complex I subunit 5 family protein, translating to MGWAWGWGAPYLYLLLLGALTLGLVPYLPPYLAHHPRKAHLYGLLFPLFLATMAGVALASPGFGFLFLWEGMALLGYLLIALEGPGALVGARAFFLASRLSGIGLYLAFLGHGYLGTDWVWAGLLLGFGVKAALFPFHAWLPQAHPVAISPVSALLSGAMTKLGLLGLYQSQYWFGPPPPWVGWALVLLGLLGAVYALVRGLGEEDLKGALAYSSVENLGLMLSALGAYFLKPSPLLLGAFFLHQVAHALFKGLLFLGAGALEERRISHLGGLFRKAPELGALALWGMGVGAGLPPGPVFLAEWQLYQGFLQGTFLVPLAAGALALVGALALYFYVRLFGLAFLGLPRGEAGLFWTKGMRLGLGTLAGLLLLLALAPGVVLDPLRVPTYPNGLLLVLLGLLAGAFYRGVQRMPHRAYGTWDCGFQPLTPRMQPNGLGFAEPALRLFPFLRLRVGEYPRLEEPLAGVYALLGRAYGRLAALVQTLQSGSLHLYLLLQLLALVVVLGVVLL from the coding sequence GTGGGTTGGGCTTGGGGATGGGGCGCTCCTTACCTCTACCTCCTCCTCCTGGGAGCCCTGACCCTGGGCCTGGTTCCCTACCTTCCCCCCTATCTAGCCCATCACCCCCGTAAGGCGCACCTCTATGGCCTTCTTTTTCCCCTTTTCCTGGCGACCATGGCGGGGGTGGCCCTGGCCTCCCCAGGGTTCGGCTTCCTCTTCTTGTGGGAGGGGATGGCCCTTTTGGGCTACCTGCTGATCGCCCTCGAGGGGCCGGGCGCCCTGGTGGGGGCCCGGGCCTTTTTCCTGGCGAGCCGGCTTTCCGGCATTGGGCTTTACCTGGCCTTCCTGGGGCACGGATACCTGGGGACCGATTGGGTCTGGGCGGGGCTTCTTTTGGGCTTTGGGGTGAAGGCGGCCCTCTTCCCCTTTCACGCCTGGTTGCCCCAAGCCCACCCGGTGGCCATCAGCCCGGTCTCGGCCCTGCTTTCTGGGGCCATGACCAAACTGGGCCTTCTGGGGTTGTACCAGTCCCAGTACTGGTTTGGTCCACCCCCGCCTTGGGTGGGATGGGCCTTGGTTCTTTTGGGGCTTTTGGGCGCGGTGTATGCCCTGGTGCGGGGTCTGGGGGAGGAGGACCTGAAGGGGGCTTTGGCCTATTCCAGCGTGGAAAACCTGGGCCTCATGCTTTCCGCTTTGGGGGCGTATTTTCTTAAGCCTTCCCCCTTGCTCTTGGGGGCCTTCTTCCTCCACCAGGTGGCCCATGCCCTGTTCAAAGGGCTTCTTTTCCTGGGGGCAGGCGCCCTGGAGGAGCGGCGAATTTCCCACCTGGGTGGGCTTTTCCGCAAGGCCCCTGAGCTTGGAGCCCTGGCCTTGTGGGGCATGGGGGTGGGGGCGGGCCTGCCTCCGGGTCCGGTTTTTCTGGCGGAGTGGCAGCTTTACCAAGGCTTTTTGCAGGGGACTTTCTTGGTGCCCTTGGCCGCCGGGGCCTTGGCTTTGGTGGGGGCCTTGGCCCTTTACTTTTACGTGCGCCTTTTCGGGCTGGCCTTTTTGGGGTTGCCTCGAGGCGAGGCGGGGCTCTTTTGGACCAAGGGGATGCGCCTGGGGCTTGGCACCTTGGCAGGGCTTCTCCTCCTTTTGGCCTTGGCCCCTGGGGTGGTGTTGGACCCCCTGAGGGTCCCCACCTACCCCAACGGGCTTCTCTTGGTCCTCCTTGGCCTTTTGGCCGGTGCATTCTACCGTGGGGTTCAGCGGATGCCCCATCGGGCCTACGGCACCTGGGACTGCGGCTTCCAGCCCCTGACCCCCAGGATGCAACCCAACGGCCTGGGTTTTGCCGAACCGGCCTTGCGCCTTTTCCCCTTTCTTCGCCTCCGGGTGGGGGAGTACCCCCGCTTGGAGGAACCCCTGGCCGGGGTATACGCCCTCCTGGGGCGGGCCTATGGCCGGCTTGCGGCCTTGGTGCAGACCCTTCAGTCGGGAAGCCTGCACCTTTACCTTCTCCTGCAGCTCCTTGCCCTGGTGGTGGTGCTGGGGGTGGTTTTGCTATGA
- a CDS encoding ArsR/SmtB family transcription factor → MPSALHRYKAAFFKALAHPLRLAILDALREGERSVSALQRELGVEQSLLSRQLALLRERGLVEARREGQMVYYRTRDPEVYAFLDLGRRIFERHLEAERERLDSLREEA, encoded by the coding sequence ATGCCAAGCGCCCTACACCGCTATAAGGCCGCCTTTTTCAAGGCCCTGGCCCATCCCTTACGCCTGGCCATCCTGGACGCTTTAAGGGAAGGCGAAAGGAGCGTGTCCGCCCTCCAGCGGGAGCTTGGGGTGGAGCAGTCCTTGCTCTCTAGGCAGCTTGCCCTGCTCCGGGAGCGGGGCTTGGTGGAGGCCAGGCGGGAGGGGCAGATGGTCTACTACCGCACCCGGGATCCGGAGGTCTACGCCTTCTTGGACCTGGGGCGGCGGATCTTTGAACGCCACCTCGAGGCGGAGAGGGAGCGCCTGGACTCCCTAAGGGAGGAAGCATGA
- the mscL gene encoding large conductance mechanosensitive channel protein MscL: MLKGFRDFLLRGNVVDLAVAVIIGGAFGQVVNSLVADVLTPLIGALGGAPDFSAIKLGPIALGKFINAVVNFLVVGAALYFLVVAPMQELEKRRKKAEEAAPPPPPEPPEEVKLLREILSELRRRA; this comes from the coding sequence ATGTTGAAGGGTTTTAGGGATTTCCTCCTGCGGGGCAACGTGGTGGACCTGGCGGTGGCCGTGATCATCGGCGGGGCCTTTGGCCAGGTGGTGAACTCCTTGGTGGCGGATGTGCTGACCCCCTTGATCGGGGCCTTGGGGGGGGCGCCGGATTTCTCCGCCATCAAGCTGGGGCCCATCGCCCTGGGGAAGTTCATCAATGCGGTGGTGAACTTCCTGGTGGTGGGAGCGGCGCTTTACTTCCTGGTGGTGGCGCCCATGCAGGAGCTGGAGAAGCGGCGTAAAAAGGCCGAGGAGGCGGCCCCGCCCCCACCCCCTGAGCCCCCGGAGGAGGTCAAGCTTCTTCGGGAGATTCTCTCGGAGTTGCGGCGTAGGGCCTGA
- a CDS encoding DUF5693 family protein, which yields MKPLLNALLLLALIPSLLALKPRLQAERPGPVVLVMDAEAVREEAQSQGKSLLEVLEAYRALGVGGVAFPERFVKDWVSQGALVYRSGRELLEAGLPAKPGWFYLKGEPWLVDYLAQAYHLPTERLGPWLGFPLDVQAFPAFYPLEEIRAAKEAGFWVAVRPINQRHRRLDPSLPIVPQEAEAVAFAGLEALGHPYRLEEAKALVPVPVALIEGTPQPGLTAYREKGLLRLFSLRYEWQLTLSPEEAADKYVLAARERGHQLLYLRPYPYRQDTERFLKGILAGLEASHIPLGQPKVRGFAPSPLRHAAWVGVASGLLLLALGLPVYGPLVAFFLLLLALGYAGSQAGALLAALVFPVLGFLGPRNGLWMWGRTLGYALAGAVFLSALGSTPETVLGLEAFRGVSLTLLIPPLLVALSFLGRDFRDTLTRLFHHPLRLGEVALAALALLLLVLALLRRGNEAPLVPELELKLRSLLQDLMVRPRFKEVFGHALFPLALLLPWPRWVQNSLLFLAALGVASILNTFSHFHTPLIISFFRVVNGALLGLLLGLLGVMLVRRLRAWWLG from the coding sequence ATGAAACCCCTTCTCAACGCCCTCCTCCTGCTGGCCCTCATCCCCTCCCTCCTGGCCCTCAAACCCCGGCTCCAGGCCGAGCGCCCCGGCCCCGTGGTGCTGGTGATGGACGCGGAGGCGGTGCGGGAAGAAGCCCAAAGCCAAGGGAAAAGCCTCCTGGAGGTGCTCGAGGCCTACCGGGCCTTGGGGGTGGGGGGTGTGGCCTTCCCGGAGCGTTTTGTCAAGGACTGGGTAAGCCAAGGGGCCCTCGTCTACCGAAGCGGAAGGGAGCTCCTGGAGGCCGGTTTGCCCGCCAAACCCGGCTGGTTCTACCTCAAGGGAGAGCCCTGGCTTGTGGACTACCTGGCCCAAGCCTACCACCTGCCCACCGAACGGCTTGGCCCCTGGCTGGGCTTCCCCTTGGATGTCCAGGCCTTTCCCGCCTTTTATCCCCTGGAGGAGATCCGGGCCGCCAAGGAGGCGGGCTTCTGGGTGGCGGTGCGCCCCATCAACCAGCGCCACCGGCGCCTGGACCCCTCCTTGCCCATCGTCCCCCAGGAGGCGGAGGCGGTGGCCTTCGCTGGCCTCGAGGCCCTGGGCCACCCTTACCGCCTGGAGGAAGCGAAGGCGCTCGTCCCGGTCCCCGTGGCCCTCATTGAGGGAACGCCCCAGCCGGGGCTCACCGCCTACCGGGAGAAGGGCCTCCTTAGGCTCTTCAGCCTGCGCTACGAGTGGCAACTCACCCTGTCCCCCGAGGAGGCCGCGGACAAGTACGTGCTGGCCGCCCGGGAACGGGGCCACCAGCTCCTCTACCTCCGGCCCTACCCCTACCGCCAGGACACGGAACGCTTCCTCAAGGGGATCCTGGCGGGCCTAGAGGCCAGCCACATCCCCCTGGGCCAACCCAAGGTTCGGGGATTCGCCCCAAGCCCCCTTCGCCATGCCGCCTGGGTGGGGGTGGCCTCGGGGCTCCTCCTCCTGGCCCTGGGGCTTCCCGTCTACGGGCCCCTGGTGGCCTTTTTCCTCCTCCTCCTGGCCCTGGGCTACGCGGGAAGCCAGGCGGGGGCCCTGCTCGCCGCCTTGGTCTTCCCCGTCTTGGGCTTCCTCGGCCCCAGGAACGGCCTATGGATGTGGGGGCGCACCCTGGGCTACGCCCTAGCAGGGGCGGTCTTCCTCTCGGCCCTGGGCTCCACCCCGGAGACGGTCCTGGGCCTGGAGGCCTTCCGCGGGGTCTCCCTCACCCTCCTGATACCCCCCCTCCTGGTGGCCCTGAGCTTCCTGGGGCGGGACTTCCGGGACACCCTCACCCGGCTTTTCCACCACCCCTTGCGCCTGGGGGAGGTGGCCCTCGCCGCCTTGGCCCTCCTCCTCCTCGTCCTCGCCCTTCTGCGCCGGGGCAACGAAGCCCCCTTGGTGCCGGAGCTGGAGCTTAAGCTGAGAAGCCTGCTCCAAGACCTCATGGTGCGCCCTCGCTTCAAGGAGGTCTTTGGGCACGCCCTTTTCCCCCTGGCCCTCCTCCTCCCCTGGCCCCGGTGGGTTCAAAACAGCCTTCTCTTCCTGGCAGCCCTTGGGGTCGCCTCCATCCTCAACACCTTCAGCCACTTCCACACGCCCCTTATCATCTCCTTCTTCCGGGTGGTGAACGGAGCCCTCTTGGGCCTCCTCCTAGGGCTTCTTGGGGTTATGCTGGTAAGGAGGCTGCGGGCATGGTGGTTGGGGTAG